From the genome of Pieris brassicae chromosome Z, ilPieBrab1.1, whole genome shotgun sequence:
ttatattattaaatgaaaatgaaaactaGACTAGCGAATATCAAaacttaaaactataatttattattattaaagtattaatcTTCAGATGCGTTATCAGTACGTATACAATAGTATgcttaatatacaataaccAATGTACGTTTAATGAAGACAAAagatattcattaaaatttgagTAAACGTTGATACATAGGTAGAGCCAAAGGTTCCGACGTGACcagtgtatttttatacaacaataaaacgTTGATGCATATTCCTTAATTCAATAatcaatttattatagttttagataatatgtttcaaaatacaatatcttttttaaattaatttacaagaCTATCGCGCTCAAAGTTGTaggtatgtttaataatatacaaattctaAGTAtcacagaaaaaatattttaatatgaaccAAGGGACACTCAAACAGACAAACAAATACGTGTATTAATAATACGCGTTTTGATTGAGTGTGTTCTTctaagtataaattattagttataaaatgtacACAGGttgttaaactaaaaattacaGGAATAATCTTAAATTCTACTAACGTTGAATTCTACAAAGAtgattaatcaaaatttaagaGTAATTGGATCTTCGTTACggacaataaataatacaaaaaatacacatccatttttgcatttaaaattacaaattcctcaacgaacataatataaaaactctaCCCACTGAGATCCACCGTAGTCGTCACGCATCCATTAGTTTAGAAGCAATAAAAACCATTAATCGTAATGCAGTACCCTAGATGCAGATGAATGTATTTATCAATGTCctaaaattctaataatttaaatgacatCCAGTTCAGAATACGGTAAACATGGGGGCCGGTCATGGATTAGGAGCGGGCGCGCGGCGGGAGGCCGCTGGTAAAAAAGCGCGCACACGTTTACGCTACGCAAACGTAAATTGAAATGTTTGGCGTCGCGTTGTTGACGAGCACGCTTCTCGCGTTGACCGAATCACGTATTTACGACAGCTGTGAACTCGCCCGTGATTTTCTTAAACTTGGCGTTAGCAAAGAGCATATCGCGACGTGGGTGTGCATCGCTTATCACGAATCGCGATTTGACACTACCGCTCGTAACCCCAATAGCGGAGATCATGGATTGTTACAAATCAGTGAATTGTATTGGTGCGGTCCAGGCAAGGCATGTGGGGTCTCCTGTTCAGCGTTCAGGGATGATGATATTTCTGATGACGTAGAATgtgcattaaaaatacacgaaGAGCATACAAGATTACAAGGTGACGGCTTTTTAGCCTGGGTAGTTTATCCTTATCATTGCAAACACAATGCCAAGAAATATCTTGCGAACTgcgatgtttttttaaaagatacgTCGTATAAATTAGAAGAACGTGGacgatttttaaaatcacaaaatCATGGACGCATGGAGCCTACaccattttttaagaaatatacaaatatcgaCGAATTGCAGCCACCGAATATTCCAATTAATACGCTTTTACGGGGTTTCTATGACGACAATAAGGCAAATActacatttacaaatattataaaagaaaagaatACCAGAAATTTTATAACTCAGAgccaaaatattaataaaaatcaagaaTTCGACTGGGTAAATACAATATCAACTTTATTCAATAAAGACATTTCGAACGtaaaaattactaatataGATGCCCTTATGCCTCCTATTTTTGGTACAGGAGTTTCTACAATGCCACTGACAACTACCACTGTTCGCAGTACCACTATAGATCCTGCTTTAATAGGAATAAAACCTCCCAATCCAcgaaaaatagaaagtaatcAGTTTAGACGACAAATGAtgtctttaaaaaacaattacatagaaaatagTAGTGTAAAGCATTATAACTTTACAAAGCTTAAGCTTCCAGCAGCAGCGAGAGATACTTCTAATGTCACAACTTTACCTAAATCTAATCATCACCCAAAAGAAGAAGTAAATGTAGtttcttcatttaaaatagtacATACAGATAACAAAAAAGAGATCAATTATAACAATCAACTCACACCCATCACTCCATTTACAAGACTTCTAATAAATCGTACTTTGTCAACAATTTACGTAACTCCAAAGGAAATGGTTGTGTCGACAACAACTGGAAGTAAGTTACAAGTAAACAATCATATTAAAACGATATCAACGAATATAgcaacaaacaacaaaacttCGTTCAGACACACCGATTTAGTGAAGCCGACCGCTACGACTGTAAAATACAAGAGCACACCGATGCCTGCAACTACGGAATCCAATAGAAggagattttattttacaccaCCTCAGGTGGAAACCAGTACTCAATATCCACGTACATTAACTCCTTGGATGACTAGATCATCACAAACTGACAGTTCTACGTTGGGACCAAAAATATCATCACCGAAACCTAAAAGTACGACTTTAAGCTCAACAAGTATTTCGGTTACAGAAAGAACTCTTGGAACAACACAATCAATATTTGACTTTTATTTGAATCCAACAAAGCGAccgaatataatatttcaattccCAGAATTCCCAGAGAGTCCATATAAAGTAAGAATATTTTCCGGAGGAACTACAACACTGACGccttcttttttaaattctagaCACCCATAGTCCTTATTAACAAActattctaattattattaagtaatcaaCACtgccatattaaaatttaatggatGCCAATAAATTCCTAGAATAGTACCAAaaagatttatgttttatttctattaactttgtaaatatgttttatgacattgtatgttatataattccatataagaatatatttttaatcttactATACCcaaaatttactatatatcaccacattttgtaaaacaattatttcatatacatttgcGAATGTAAACATAAGCAATTAAAATGCTTTGCGAAACTACTAACATGACTAAGAGGCggtttaataattatctaatattttaaaattattttgcacGTTTTTATGTCCATCAGGGACATATACTGGTGGTAATACAATATACTGGtctaataaattgtaaatacttgtGTCTGAGTCCACTCAAACATGTATGCACACA
Proteins encoded in this window:
- the LOC123718803 gene encoding uncharacterized protein LOC123718803, with product MFGVALLTSTLLALTESRIYDSCELARDFLKLGVSKEHIATWVCIAYHESRFDTTARNPNSGDHGLLQISELYWCGPGKACGVSCSAFRDDDISDDVECALKIHEEHTRLQGDGFLAWVVYPYHCKHNAKKYLANCDVFLKDTSYKLEERGRFLKSQNHGRMEPTPFFKKYTNIDELQPPNIPINTLLRGFYDDNKANTTFTNIIKEKNTRNFITQSQNINKNQEFDWVNTISTLFNKDISNVKITNIDALMPPIFGTGVSTMPLTTTTVRSTTIDPALIGIKPPNPRKIESNQFRRQMMSLKNNYIENSSVKHYNFTKLKLPAAARDTSNVTTLPKSNHHPKEEVNVVSSFKIVHTDNKKEINYNNQLTPITPFTRLLINRTLSTIYVTPKEMVVSTTTGSKLQVNNHIKTISTNIATNNKTSFRHTDLVKPTATTVKYKSTPMPATTESNRRRFYFTPPQVETSTQYPRTLTPWMTRSSQTDSSTLGPKISSPKPKSTTLSSTSISVTERTLGTTQSIFDFYLNPTKRPNIIFQFPEFPESPYKVRIFSGGTTTLTPSFLNSRHP